The DNA segment TCTATTTTAAATCTCGAAAAGACCGCAAAGAACGGATCCATTTTTACTTTTTCTTTAACAATCCAAAAAATTTGTCGATTCGTTCTTTTCGATTTTTCGTTTTAAAAACGGAAGAATCGATCGGCTATCGAGCTTCGCACAAATCCTTCAGCGCTTTTAGCGCCTTCGGCCACATATCTTCGAACATACCTTTGTATTCTTCGGCGGTTTGCATCTCGACGATCAATTCCGTTTTTCCAGTCCCGTGTTCTCTGAATCTGTAATTTTCGAAAGCGGGAGTCCACTTTTTCACCTCTTCGCTTTCCGTATCAACAGCACCGTCCACGATCATCCCGAGATGTTCGATCGAAATCAATTGATACGGGACATTGTCGTAAATTCTGCTAAACATACCAGACACACTTCCGTTTTCATCGGGCCCCAAAAATCGGATCTCACTTCCTTTGTTCCAACTTCCTTCAAAGTAAGAACCTTTATGAAAGGCCTCCGTCCAAATCCGGTATGTCTTATCCTCAAGCATATTGTTCCAAACCGTTTTCGGGTCTGCTTGAATCAGAATCGAAAAACTAATCGTTTCCATTTACAATTCTCCTTTTCTCCACTTTTTTTAGGAACACATTTCGGGTAAAACTGAACCTATATTTATTTCGACTCGCCGCGGAAATCTATTTTAAAAAATTCTAATTTACTCATTTCGAAAATCTCAAACTTTCAACTCTTCCGCCTCGGCTTCGTTTCCTCTTTCCAAAGCAATCGCATACGGAGTTTGTTCTTCCGAATTCATCTTCGTTTTGTCCGCACCTTTCTCGAGTAATAGTCGAATGATTTCTATACTCCCGGAGCGGCTCGCAGCGATATGCAAAGGACTGATGTTTCCCGGATTTTGAATCGCGTTTGCGTCGGCTCCTTTTTCTAAAAGCAGTTCGATGATTTCTTTTTTTCCGGTTGCAATCGCGGAATGAAGAGCCGTATTTCCGTAAGACAATTTACTTTTGGAAGTGAGACCAAGATCCGCACCCGATGCAATTAAGAATTTCGTAATTTCCAGATGGCCAAAGTAAGCAGCGAGATGCAATGCGGACCATCCGTCCTTAGAGAAAGAATTCATTTCATCGGGAAAGTCTGAGACCAATCGTTTTGTCTCTTCGAAATCCCCAAGAGCGACGGCTTCAAAAAGGTTTTTGTGGGGACTGATCTGATAGATTTCTTTGGACATCTCCAGTTTTCCATAGTAGAGCGAAAACAAAACAGGAGTGATTCCTTCCTCCGTTATACTTTGGAACAAAGTAGGGTCCCGTTTCAAAAGACCAATCACTTTGGATTTCAGCCCGCCCGCTATCGCCTGAAAAATTTCCTGCATAGGTCCCCACCGTCGCTTTTTATGAGAGGATTAGACACCGTTTTCAAAAAAAATCAAGAGATTTCGATAAGTTCTCACAACTTGTTTTAAAATCGAATTCTTATTTCAATTCGATGATATCATACGGTTGCAAATCGACAGAGATCGGGGTCGGCGTCAAGAGAGCGTCCCCTCTTTCGGTATCAAACATGGAAACTCCGGGTTGCTGAAACTGAGTATTTCCAGCATATAAAATCCGATCGGATGCGAGAAGAATACTCGAAAGACTCGCGTCATAACTCGAAGTAATCGACAATAAGGTGCCGAGCTTTGCTCCATTACTCGGATTAAAAACTTGTAATGTCTTATTAAATCCAGAATCCAGAACCGAAACGTATCCTATCGTATCCGATTTGATTTGAACACCGAGAATATCTCCTCCCGCAATCACCTCCGAATACAACAGTCTTGAAACAAAGGTTCGAGCGGATAAACGAAAAGCGCTCACACCTCCGTCGATCTGACTTAAAAATCCCATTCTCGCGGGAGTGGCAAAGATAAGATGCGGTTCTCCAAAGAGATCCACGAGCTGAGGTTTTCCCACAGGATTGGCGCTTGGAAACGGATACACTCCCGTAACCGTATCCGTGAGAATATTGATTTCCAATAAAAGCGAATTCGTGTTAGGCGGAAAATATCCGGAAGGATCGTTTCGATCCAATCTTTGAAGACAAACAAAAAGAGAGTCACCCACAATTTTCATCCCTTTCATCTCGGGGTTGCCGTCCGGAGAACCGCCGAGTGAAAAGGGTTCCGCATAAGCCCCCAAATCGATGGAACCGATTACGGAAAGATACGTCGGGTCCACGATCAAAAGACGATGAGATCCGTAGAGAGTCACGTATGCTTTGGAGGGCCCCGCAAATTCCATATCCACGGGATTGACCTTGGGTCCGAGAGACAATTCGCCGCTCGTGATAAAACCGTAGTTCGGTTCGAGAACTTGAATGCTGTCCCGATTGAGTCCGTTTAAAACAAAAACTCTTCCGATTCCAAAACGAACAACCGCATCCGAATGAATCGGAGTCAGACCGGGATAACTGTAGAGTAAGGAGGGATTGACTACCTTAAACCTTCCTCCTCCTCCGAAATCGGTCGTGGCGACTCCGATATTTCCCGGAAGACTTTGTGCGAGCAGAAGACTTATAAACGAAGGTCTTTGGATATCCTGACAAGACACATTCAAAAAAAAGAATAGAGTAAGAATTTTCAATCGTTTCTTCATCTCAAAACCTCATACTCAAAGTCATATACCAACTTCTACCGGGAAGAGGATAACCGATGAGATCGGAAATTCTTCGATCCGTAAAATTTTTCACTTCGAAAGTAAGAAGAAATTCTTTAGAGGGAGAAACTTCTTTTAAATTTCCGAAAGAATCCTTGGAAGATTCGCCAGGTTCCGAATCAAGAATCCAGGTGAAAAAATAATTCCAGATCTGTCTTGCGGGAATGTAATTGATATATTCGTTTGTTCGATCTCGAAACACCGCACCGATATATAATAACTCGATTCCGGTTTCCAGTCTCTTTCCTTTCCAGGAGATCGTGCTCGAAAATTCGTGTTTCGGTCTTAAGGGAAGAATTTTTCCGTTGAGATACGGAGCGCTCGAAGTATTGATCGCATTTTGATAGGTGTAATTGAATAAAAACTTAAAGCCGTATTTCCAATCCTCTCTGTGAGAAAATTCCACACCTTGGATTTTTGCGGAATCCACGTTTTCGGGTCTTAGAGTAAATTGAGAATTCGGAAGAAACAAAATCATATCCTTTAGATCTTTTGAAAAATAGGAAACGCTCGTTTTCATTTTTAAAACGGGATGATTTGTTTTGAACACGAAACCCACGTCCCCGTTTACGCTTTGTTCCGGTTTCAGATTCGAGTTGGCGATGACGGTCCCCTGTTCTCCGAACATTTCCATAAATGAGGGAATTCGATACTGTTTGGAAACATTCGTTTGAAACTGAAGATCCCAGGTTTCTTTTTCGAACAACTTCCAGACAAAACCAAATTTAGGATTTGTGAATGTAGTTTTTTTCTGATCTCCCGCAAGAGGATCCTGCTTTCGATACCAAGGTTCCTCGGAAGAAAATCGATCCTTATAATGATCCCAGGTAACGGAAGGAATCAAAAGAACCTTTGCGTCAAAAAGCCGGATCTCGTCTTCGAGACGAAAGGAAGAATACGTTCTTTCCTTCAAGCGTTCCGTTCTCGTAGTAAAATTGGAAGATGTCATTCTCTCCCGATCAAAGGATTCTTTTTCCAAGGAAGCAAAACCGCGGATGATTTGATAGTAATCCGTAAGATACAAGGTCGGAACCAATTGAATTCCGATTTGCCGGATCTCCGCCTTTGAATTGGGGGCCCCTTTTGAAAATTCGGAACCGGGATCGTAAAGATCGTCTTTTGCGGCTGTATAAAAAGTTCTGGTTTCCAAACGCAAAAAATCGCCGAGCAATTCCTTAGTGTCCGTCGCAAAAGAACCGGTATAACGATCGTATTTTCTATGAACCCGATTGGTCTGGTTGGCACCCGGACCCGGAAGTCCGTGAATTCTATGATTGAAATCGTTTAAAAATTTGAGTTCCGTTTTTCCGATCTGATATTTTACGGTTCCGAAAAGCGCGGCTCTTTCAAACGCGGCATTTTTTCTTCGATCTACAGTATCGTCTAACGTGTTTAGTACGACGGTTCCGTGATCGTTATAAAAGGAAAAATTTTGATCCGATTTTTCACCGAGAGCCAGAAAGCTGGTTCCGATTCCCTTATAAGTTCCGGTATGAGAAACGCTCGCCTTTCCGGTATTGAAAGAACCGCCACCCAAGTTGATTCTTGTTTTCGGTTTTCCGGAATCCTTACGGGTGACAAGATTGACCGAACCTCCGATCGCGGAACCTGAAAATCCAATCGGATTTCCGGAACGATAGACTTCCACACTCTCCAAACTATCAAAAGGAAGATCCGCAAGGTTGACCTCCCCTCCCTGAGAATTGTTGATTGGAATTCCATCGAGATAAATTCTAGATTGATTCGGATTGGTTCCCCGTATTGAAAGCGTGGAATACGACCCGAGCCCCCCGAAAGAACGAACCCTCAAACCCGCTTCTCGTTCCAGAACCTCAGGCAAGGATGTATAACGTGCAGAAGTTTCATCCAATTTGATTGAAGATTGGAATCCGCTCGGATTGGAACGGAAGTTTTCCGAGCCGGAATCCGGAGCCTTAGCGACAACCTGGACGGTCTCCGCTTTCTGGGGATTTGAAGAAGAATTTTGAATCTCCTGGGCATAAAGAGTCCGAGATAACAACAAAAGAATAATAGAATATTTTAAAAGATGAATGTGTTTAAAAAATTTCATTTCTCACCCGGGCGGGAGTTGGGAGAGAAAAATACGGGATTTACCCGCTCGAATTGCACAATTCGACGCGTATTTTTCAAACCCGACTCTAAATCCCGAAAGTTCGCCAGTTTGTTGCAAATCTGTTAGGTCTTCTGGCTCTCGCCGGCTTCGCGACCTTCCCATACTAAAAGTACAGTGGTAAAAAATGCGAAACCGTTTATGGCGATTACAGCTGCGGGTTCAGCTCCGGAATTCAACCGGATTCCCTTCCTCAAAACTCGAGGATAAACAAGTTTGTGCTCCAAGCTTCCGAAAGTCTTTGCTACGGGCAAGAGAATTTCCTTGAAAAAGAATGGAATTTAGAGAGCGAGCGGAATTGGATTTGTTTTAGAGAGAAAAAAGGATCGCAACCCTTAGGCTTTCGTCGGAGATGAATTCGGGATGAATCCACCCAGGACTGTTTGGAAGTGATGTTTGTAATTTGACCGAAACGATTGTAGTATTGCGTTGTTTCCAAGTAGCTCTTGGTCTCGATCTTTTTTTCATACGATTGTAAACGGATTATTTCATAACGTTTGAAAATTTTGAAAAAGACCGTCTTATGTGATAGCCTTTTGATTTTAGAAAAGACAGAAATTGGATTAGAATTCAGTGTTTAAAGTAGAGCATATACTTCCTATGGCATCAGGTCCATAATTACAGGTAATCAATTCAACTCCGGTTATTGTTGCCTTTGTGGCTGCAGTTTGATCCAAACCTAAAAAACCGGGAAAATCTGCGTTCATTTTGTTGGATATAGCGGTAATGCAGGCAGCCTCTATTCCCGGCGAATTTATTACTATATCCATCATTTGTTTTGCAATTTTATTTTGATCGCTTGGGAGGCGATTCAGATTCATAACCTCACTTTCGGTAAAATGGGAGCCGTCAGCGAGTGTAGTTGTCGTTAATGCGTTCATCGCTTCTACTCTAAGATCCTCAACGGAAATGAATCTGTTATTGCTAACAAGCGTATCAAAATTAGTTTGAGTATTCGCAGCAATGGCATTGTTTTTCGCATTTGTCATTGTCGTAATGGACGCCGCGGAACAGCCAACAGAAGTTGCAATTGCAATTCCTGCATCATAATCTTCGGTCAAAATTTCCGTTCTAGAAGCAACATCTCTTCCTAAAATCGTTTCCTGATTACAGCGGCTTTTTGGAGTGGAGCTTAAGGTCGCACTGTATAAGATCCGGCCCGGCGGTGTTAGTTTTTTAATGCTCGCGCAGTTTCCGCCTATTTGATCCAAACTCGTTTGATCCAAAGCAGAAAGCAATGATGATATGCCCATAGTGGTTGTGTCGACTTTTTGATCTTTTCCACAGGCAGATAGCGCAACAGCAGTTAGTGCTACGAAGGTTACTAATTCCATAACATTCTTTTTCATGAAAATATGTCCCCTGAAAATTTGAGTTTTTTGAGTGGCGGTGAATTCCCGCTGCTCTTAATATTATTTATAACAAAAGGATTGTTAATTTTGACAACCCTTTTGTTAATTTGAGTCATTAATTTATTGAGTGAACAAGTCATACTGCGCCTTATGATTTTTACGAAACTGAGTCACAATATAATTCAGTAAGATTGAAATATAATATAGGATGAGTTTGGATATGGTTATGAAGCCTCGGCGAAATGCAGTTCTTATTGGTCCGATTGCGAATCTCACTTTTGAATATTGGGATGCGATATTATAAAATTCATTATTTTTTAAAGTTGAAAACTTTTTGAGATTCGGCTTCGATTTGAGATGATTTGGTGATTTTTTCATTGTGAGAATTCTTGCATTGAGTCGATTGTGAAAGCGATCTAAATGATTTAGAAAAGGATTTTCCTTTTGATTCCGATTGATTTTTGGTAGAAACTACATTCAAAAATTATGATTTTTTGGATAAAGTTTTTTTTAAAATAGATTATTTTTTCAATCCTTTGTCCTCTTTGAGTCTGTTGATTTCGGGCAAATTTTTTTCGTTCTAACGATTTTTATCGCCAGTGCGTCCATCCTCGCCGCGTTTGTCGGGAACCGTATCTGAGTATGGGAAAGATTTATTTACATACGGAGCAAAAGATTCAATCGGCTTTGTTCGAATCCGGAACCAGGGTCGAGACCATTCTGTTTCCGGAATCGTATTTCAACGCATTGACCTTGGAACAAAGAAAAGCGCTTCCGAAACGGATTCTACCTTTGTTGAAACGATATCAGAAGTTGATGTTGTCCCAAAGGAGAATCAATTCCAAGGCCGGAAAAACCTTGTATCAAAAACCGCAGGGAATGGTCCGGGTCAATATGAGAATCAATACTGGTGCTTGGGCGATTCTCGGTGCAATTTCGGCTGCTCACGGTGTTTCCCGTTGTTTTATGGTGAATTATCTGTTGTGGCTGGACGATTCCGAAGTCGGGGATTCTATCGAGCAAGCCTTGAATGTGGGATGTCCAACCTTCCACAATATTTACAGTTATATCTGGCACCTCGATCTCACCAAAAACAGCATCACTCGAAGGATCGAGTTTAATCCAAACCCGCTTTGGACAACAAAAGCCGATCATTTTTCACAGTAATAACCCAATTAGGCTGGGACAGCATTCAACTTAAAAATACAAACCTGTTCCGACAAAAAACAGATTCCCCCGACGCATCCCGAGGAATTTGAATTCTTCCGTAAAATGGTGCTACGCCGACTTCAAGCCCCGGGTAAAATCACGCCGTCTTCTAAAATCTTTGGTCCTTGATTCGGAAAATCTTCTTTAGTAAGCTTTCTCATCAGATCGATCGTTTTCTTTTCGGGGTCGAATTCCGGAATCGAAACACCATCCAATTGAAGAGGAATGATTTTACCTTTTACGAATTTCCCTTGCGGATCCAATTCTGCTTCCAAGACGAGAGAATAACCAACGATCCCGCGGGAAGACAAGGCCCTATAACCCATAAAATTTCCGAGAGAATAAGCGATCAATCGCCCCTTATACAACTCCATTGCGCGCACCAAATGAGGACCGTGACCGATGACAAGATCCGCCCCCGCGTCAATCAAAGAATGACTGAATTCGACAAGGTTCCCTCTGTATTCTCCGTAAAAACGCTCCATCTGATTTTTAACGTGAAGAGCGGGACCGCCCTCTGCTCCCCCGTGAAAAGAGATAAAAACAAGTTGTGCCTTTTTCTTGGCCTCTTTTACGAGAGCCACACCTTCTTCGATTTCGTTTACGCTGTTATGCGACTTCAAATGAGAAAATCCGATCCAAGCGACCGAAATATTCTTCACGTTCATGTAAGTGATCATCCCCTTTTTACCGGTGTAACGAACACCTACCTCGGAAAGATTTTTCTGAGTATCGTCAAAACCTTGTTGATGAAAATCCAAGGAATGATTATTAGCAATACTTAAAATATCAAAACCCACATCCTTGAGAATCTTCGCATACGAAGGAGGTGTTCTAAAAGCAAAGATCATTCTTCTCGAGGTGTCTTTGGATGTATTC comes from the Leptospira sp. WS92.C1 genome and includes:
- a CDS encoding ankyrin repeat domain-containing protein, which encodes MQEIFQAIAGGLKSKVIGLLKRDPTLFQSITEEGITPVLFSLYYGKLEMSKEIYQISPHKNLFEAVALGDFEETKRLVSDFPDEMNSFSKDGWSALHLAAYFGHLEITKFLIASGADLGLTSKSKLSYGNTALHSAIATGKKEIIELLLEKGADANAIQNPGNISPLHIAASRSGSIEIIRLLLEKGADKTKMNSEEQTPYAIALERGNEAEAEELKV
- a CDS encoding YncE family protein translates to MKKRLKILTLFFFLNVSCQDIQRPSFISLLLAQSLPGNIGVATTDFGGGGRFKVVNPSLLYSYPGLTPIHSDAVVRFGIGRVFVLNGLNRDSIQVLEPNYGFITSGELSLGPKVNPVDMEFAGPSKAYVTLYGSHRLLIVDPTYLSVIGSIDLGAYAEPFSLGGSPDGNPEMKGMKIVGDSLFVCLQRLDRNDPSGYFPPNTNSLLLEINILTDTVTGVYPFPSANPVGKPQLVDLFGEPHLIFATPARMGFLSQIDGGVSAFRLSARTFVSRLLYSEVIAGGDILGVQIKSDTIGYVSVLDSGFNKTLQVFNPSNGAKLGTLLSITSSYDASLSSILLASDRILYAGNTQFQQPGVSMFDTERGDALLTPTPISVDLQPYDIIELK
- a CDS encoding TonB-dependent receptor plug domain-containing protein; protein product: MKFFKHIHLLKYSIILLLLSRTLYAQEIQNSSSNPQKAETVQVVAKAPDSGSENFRSNPSGFQSSIKLDETSARYTSLPEVLEREAGLRVRSFGGLGSYSTLSIRGTNPNQSRIYLDGIPINNSQGGEVNLADLPFDSLESVEVYRSGNPIGFSGSAIGGSVNLVTRKDSGKPKTRINLGGGSFNTGKASVSHTGTYKGIGTSFLALGEKSDQNFSFYNDHGTVVLNTLDDTVDRRKNAAFERAALFGTVKYQIGKTELKFLNDFNHRIHGLPGPGANQTNRVHRKYDRYTGSFATDTKELLGDFLRLETRTFYTAAKDDLYDPGSEFSKGAPNSKAEIRQIGIQLVPTLYLTDYYQIIRGFASLEKESFDRERMTSSNFTTRTERLKERTYSSFRLEDEIRLFDAKVLLIPSVTWDHYKDRFSSEEPWYRKQDPLAGDQKKTTFTNPKFGFVWKLFEKETWDLQFQTNVSKQYRIPSFMEMFGEQGTVIANSNLKPEQSVNGDVGFVFKTNHPVLKMKTSVSYFSKDLKDMILFLPNSQFTLRPENVDSAKIQGVEFSHREDWKYGFKFLFNYTYQNAINTSSAPYLNGKILPLRPKHEFSSTISWKGKRLETGIELLYIGAVFRDRTNEYINYIPARQIWNYFFTWILDSEPGESSKDSFGNLKEVSPSKEFLLTFEVKNFTDRRISDLIGYPLPGRSWYMTLSMRF
- a CDS encoding DUF1564 domain-containing protein, encoding MGKIYLHTEQKIQSALFESGTRVETILFPESYFNALTLEQRKALPKRILPLLKRYQKLMLSQRRINSKAGKTLYQKPQGMVRVNMRINTGAWAILGAISAAHGVSRCFMVNYLLWLDDSEVGDSIEQALNVGCPTFHNIYSYIWHLDLTKNSITRRIEFNPNPLWTTKADHFSQ
- a CDS encoding CapA family protein codes for the protein MKQAVIYSILSVLFLFSSSIFSETDSGSAIKIKAVGDMVPGTNFPEPLNIQDPRSFLFGKVEKYLKGADILFGNFESTLTNYPNTSKDTSRRMIFAFRTPPSYAKILKDVGFDILSIANNHSLDFHQQGFDDTQKNLSEVGVRYTGKKGMITYMNVKNISVAWIGFSHLKSHNSVNEIEEGVALVKEAKKKAQLVFISFHGGAEGGPALHVKNQMERFYGEYRGNLVEFSHSLIDAGADLVIGHGPHLVRAMELYKGRLIAYSLGNFMGYRALSSRGIVGYSLVLEAELDPQGKFVKGKIIPLQLDGVSIPEFDPEKKTIDLMRKLTKEDFPNQGPKILEDGVILPGA